The Glycine soja cultivar W05 chromosome 8, ASM419377v2, whole genome shotgun sequence genome has a window encoding:
- the LOC114421430 gene encoding protein FAM135B-like isoform X2, with the protein MFRRLRWFVGLNQKNWSTKRLVNVDHQPGPGTPNKLLPVLDAVHEVAIYIHRFHNLDLFEQGWYKIKVTMRWEDGEGSYPGIPARVVQYEAPEVGSDNLCRVWMIDDTDNSFSTPPFHIKYARQDVFLSIMISFYLSFGECEGQSSAVILKFELMHAPIIETGPELLGSLDAYAASVHEYKIPPKALQGLHSYCPVHFDAFHAVLVETSIHISLLKASYHTSRQKVSSDSRGSEGAYVEDYVGSNKVMLIKALMAAYDILLEDLRRISTGIGKAIDLTEMTSESDATELFASTPPACVKSIDVQSSLQLSDRPQVSAEKAAHHVNNLFEKSPQPFSWDDHLLISFQSLGNQLLCLWNIFLKFHRENKTKILEFLRKSWEIDRRTEWSIWMVYSKVAMPRQNMSNGVEGTSLSHGMHRSSIITRRFTDDPIQTAAMRAELHRRGIAQMRINNRSLQDMYIFGDPLLVPIIIVERLTNVYHSAIVNSNFIPLEGEGRHILENGSRATKKLCGSSPQKNELVLRIVVFVHGFQGNHLDLRLVRNQWLLIDPKIQFLMSQANEDKTSGDFREMGFRLAQEVILFLKKKMDKASRNGNLKDIKLSFVGHSIGNLIIRTALTESIMEPYLRYLHTYVSISGPHLGYMYSSNSLFNSGLWILKKLKGTQCIHQLTFTDDPDLENTFIYNLSKDGYVPYHSARIEPCPAASLDFSKRGKIFLEMLNNCLDQIQAHTNDRVVMRCDINFNTSSYGRNLNTLIGRTAHIDFLESDIFAKFIMWSFPDLFRQ; encoded by the exons ATGTTTCGGAGACTCAGATGGTTTGTGGGTCTAAATCAGAAGAATTGGTCAACCAAAAGGTTGGTCAATGTTGATCATCAACCTGGCCCTGGAACGCCAAATAAGTTGTTGCCTGTGCTTGATGCTGTGCATGAGGTTGCAATTTACATTCATAGGTTCCATAATCTTGACCTTTTTGAACAAGG ATGGTACAAAATCAAGGTTACCATGAGATGGGAGGATGGTGAAGGCTCCTATCCCGGGATTCCGGCGCGGGTTGTTCAGTATGAAG CTCCTGAAGTGGGTTCTGACAATTTATGTAGAGTCTGGATGATTGATGATACAGACAACAGTTTTTCAACACCACCTTTCCATATTAAATATGCAAGACAGGATGTGTTTCTTTCTATCATGATCTCATTCTACCTGTCTTTTGGTGAATGTGAG GGACAATCCTCTGCTGTTATCTTGAAGTTTGAACTCATGCATGCTCCTATAATTGAAACTGG GCCTGAGTTACTAGGTTCACTGGATGCATATGCTGCTTCAGTTCATGAATATAAAATCCCCCCTAAAGCTCTCCAGGGATTACATTCATATTGTCCTGTTCATTTTGATGCTTTCCATGCTGTCCTTGTTGAAACAAGCATTCACATCAGTCTACTAAAAGCTAGTTATCACACATCTCGACAGAAGGTATCCAG TGATTCCAGAGGTTCAGAAGGTGCTTATGTTGAAGATTATGTTGGGTCAAACAAG GTTATGCTCATCAAAGCATTGATGGCTGCATATGATATCCTGCTTGAAGATTTGAGAAGAATAAGCACAGGCATTGGCAAAGCTATTGATTTGACTGAAATGACTTCTGAATCAGATGCTACAGAATTGTTTGCTTCTACTCCTCCAGCATGCGTGAAAAGTATTGATGTTCAATCATCTCTTCAACTGTCTGACAGGCCACAAGTCAGTGCTGAG AAAGCTGCTCATCATGTCAATAATCTTTTCGAGAAGTCGCCTCAACCTTTTTCTTGGGATGACCATCTGTTAATCTCTTTCCAGTCTTTAGGAAATCAGCTCTTATGTCTCTGgaatatatttctaaaattcCACAG ggaaaacaaaacaaaaatactggAATTTCTACGTAAATCCTGGGAGATTGATAGGAGAACTGAATGGTCAATATGGATGGTGTACTCAAAGGTTGCAATGCCTCGTCAAAATATGAGCAATGGAGTTGAGGGGACATCATTGTCCCATGGCATGCATAGAAGTTCAATAATTACACGGAGGTTTACTGATGAT CCTATTCAAACTGCAGCTATGCGTGCAGAACTTCACAGGCGAGGAATAGCTCAAATGAGG ATCAACAATCGGTCACTTCAAGATATGTATATATTTGGAGATCCTCTGCTGGTTCCTATTATTATTGTAGAACGCTTGACAAACGTGTACCATTCTGCCATTGTGAActcaaacttcattcctttggAGGGTGAAGGGAGGCATATCCTAGAAAATGGATCCAGAGCCACAAAGAAGTTGTGTGGTAGTAGTCCACAGAAAAATGAACTTGTTTTGAGAATAGTTGTTTTTGTTCATGGATTTCAG GGAAATCATTTGGATTTACGGCTTGTTCGGAACCAATGGCTCTTAATAGACCCCAAGATACAGTTTCTAATGTCACAGGCAAATGAAGATAAAACATCTGGAGACTTCAGAGAAATGGGATTTCGGCTTGCCCAGGAAGTGATCTTGTTCCTGAAAAAGAAGATGGATAAAGCTTCAAGAAATGGAAACTTGAAAGATATCAAGCTTAGCTTTGTTGGTCATTCTATTGGGAATCTCATTATCAGGACAGCCTTGACAG AGAGCATCATGGAGCCATATCTAAGATACTTACATACATATGTCTCCATATCGGGTCCACACTTGGGTTATATGTATAGTTCAAACTCTCTATTCAATTCAGGGTTGTGGATATTGAAGAAGCTCAAGGGCACACAATGCATTCACCAACTTACCTTCACAGATGACCCTGATCTTGAGAATACTTTCATCTACAATCTTTCCAAG GATGGCTATGTTCCATACCATTCTGCGAGAATAGAACCATGTCCAGCAGCTTCTTTGGATTTCTCTAAAAGAGGGAAAATCTTCCTGGAGATGCTGAATAATTGCTTGGACCAAATCCAAGCTCACACTAACGATAGGGTGGTCATGCGCTGCGACATCAACTTCAACACCTCTTCCTATGGCAGGAACTTAAACACACTTATTGGACGAACAGCTCATATTGACTTCTTGGAATCTGACATTTTTGCAAAGTTCATAATGTGGTCTTTCCCAGATCTGTTTAGACAGTAA
- the LOC114421430 gene encoding protein FAM135B-like isoform X1: MFRRLRWFVGLNQKNWSTKRLVNVDHQPGPGTPNKLLPVLDAVHEVAIYIHRFHNLDLFEQGWYKIKVTMRWEDGEGSYPGIPARVVQYEAPEVGSDNLCRVWMIDDTDNSFSTPPFHIKYARQDVFLSIMISFYLSFGECEGQSSAVILKFELMHAPIIETGPELLGSLDAYAASVHEYKIPPKALQGLHSYCPVHFDAFHAVLVETSIHISLLKASYHTSRQKVSSDSRGSEGAYVEDYVGSNKVMLIKALMAAYDILLEDLRRISTGIGKAIDLTEMTSESDATELFASTPPACVKSIDVQSSLQLSDRPQVSAEKAAHHVNNLFEKSPQPFSWDDHLLISFQSLGNQLLCLWNIFLKFHRENKTKILEFLRKSWEIDRRTEWSIWMVYSKVAMPRQNMSNGVEGTSLSHGMHRSSIITRRFTDDPIQTAAMRAELHRRGIAQMRINNRSLQDMYIFGDPLLVPIIIVERLTNVYHSAIVNSNFIPLEGEGRHILENGSRATKKLCGSSPQKNELVLRIVVFVHGFQGNHLDLRLVRNQWLLIDPKIQFLMSQANEDKTSGDFREMGFRLAQEVILFLKKKMDKASRNGNLKDIKLSFVGHSIGNLIIRTALTESIMEPYLRYLHTYVSISGPHLGYMYSSNSLFNSGLWILKKLKGTQCIHQLTFTDDPDLENTFIYNLSKEKTLANFRNVLLLSSPQDGYVPYHSARIEPCPAASLDFSKRGKIFLEMLNNCLDQIQAHTNDRVVMRCDINFNTSSYGRNLNTLIGRTAHIDFLESDIFAKFIMWSFPDLFRQ, encoded by the exons ATGTTTCGGAGACTCAGATGGTTTGTGGGTCTAAATCAGAAGAATTGGTCAACCAAAAGGTTGGTCAATGTTGATCATCAACCTGGCCCTGGAACGCCAAATAAGTTGTTGCCTGTGCTTGATGCTGTGCATGAGGTTGCAATTTACATTCATAGGTTCCATAATCTTGACCTTTTTGAACAAGG ATGGTACAAAATCAAGGTTACCATGAGATGGGAGGATGGTGAAGGCTCCTATCCCGGGATTCCGGCGCGGGTTGTTCAGTATGAAG CTCCTGAAGTGGGTTCTGACAATTTATGTAGAGTCTGGATGATTGATGATACAGACAACAGTTTTTCAACACCACCTTTCCATATTAAATATGCAAGACAGGATGTGTTTCTTTCTATCATGATCTCATTCTACCTGTCTTTTGGTGAATGTGAG GGACAATCCTCTGCTGTTATCTTGAAGTTTGAACTCATGCATGCTCCTATAATTGAAACTGG GCCTGAGTTACTAGGTTCACTGGATGCATATGCTGCTTCAGTTCATGAATATAAAATCCCCCCTAAAGCTCTCCAGGGATTACATTCATATTGTCCTGTTCATTTTGATGCTTTCCATGCTGTCCTTGTTGAAACAAGCATTCACATCAGTCTACTAAAAGCTAGTTATCACACATCTCGACAGAAGGTATCCAG TGATTCCAGAGGTTCAGAAGGTGCTTATGTTGAAGATTATGTTGGGTCAAACAAG GTTATGCTCATCAAAGCATTGATGGCTGCATATGATATCCTGCTTGAAGATTTGAGAAGAATAAGCACAGGCATTGGCAAAGCTATTGATTTGACTGAAATGACTTCTGAATCAGATGCTACAGAATTGTTTGCTTCTACTCCTCCAGCATGCGTGAAAAGTATTGATGTTCAATCATCTCTTCAACTGTCTGACAGGCCACAAGTCAGTGCTGAG AAAGCTGCTCATCATGTCAATAATCTTTTCGAGAAGTCGCCTCAACCTTTTTCTTGGGATGACCATCTGTTAATCTCTTTCCAGTCTTTAGGAAATCAGCTCTTATGTCTCTGgaatatatttctaaaattcCACAG ggaaaacaaaacaaaaatactggAATTTCTACGTAAATCCTGGGAGATTGATAGGAGAACTGAATGGTCAATATGGATGGTGTACTCAAAGGTTGCAATGCCTCGTCAAAATATGAGCAATGGAGTTGAGGGGACATCATTGTCCCATGGCATGCATAGAAGTTCAATAATTACACGGAGGTTTACTGATGAT CCTATTCAAACTGCAGCTATGCGTGCAGAACTTCACAGGCGAGGAATAGCTCAAATGAGG ATCAACAATCGGTCACTTCAAGATATGTATATATTTGGAGATCCTCTGCTGGTTCCTATTATTATTGTAGAACGCTTGACAAACGTGTACCATTCTGCCATTGTGAActcaaacttcattcctttggAGGGTGAAGGGAGGCATATCCTAGAAAATGGATCCAGAGCCACAAAGAAGTTGTGTGGTAGTAGTCCACAGAAAAATGAACTTGTTTTGAGAATAGTTGTTTTTGTTCATGGATTTCAG GGAAATCATTTGGATTTACGGCTTGTTCGGAACCAATGGCTCTTAATAGACCCCAAGATACAGTTTCTAATGTCACAGGCAAATGAAGATAAAACATCTGGAGACTTCAGAGAAATGGGATTTCGGCTTGCCCAGGAAGTGATCTTGTTCCTGAAAAAGAAGATGGATAAAGCTTCAAGAAATGGAAACTTGAAAGATATCAAGCTTAGCTTTGTTGGTCATTCTATTGGGAATCTCATTATCAGGACAGCCTTGACAG AGAGCATCATGGAGCCATATCTAAGATACTTACATACATATGTCTCCATATCGGGTCCACACTTGGGTTATATGTATAGTTCAAACTCTCTATTCAATTCAGGGTTGTGGATATTGAAGAAGCTCAAGGGCACACAATGCATTCACCAACTTACCTTCACAGATGACCCTGATCTTGAGAATACTTTCATCTACAATCTTTCCAAG GAGAAGACACTGGCTAACTTCCGGAATGTGCTTCTTTTGTCCTCACCTCAG GATGGCTATGTTCCATACCATTCTGCGAGAATAGAACCATGTCCAGCAGCTTCTTTGGATTTCTCTAAAAGAGGGAAAATCTTCCTGGAGATGCTGAATAATTGCTTGGACCAAATCCAAGCTCACACTAACGATAGGGTGGTCATGCGCTGCGACATCAACTTCAACACCTCTTCCTATGGCAGGAACTTAAACACACTTATTGGACGAACAGCTCATATTGACTTCTTGGAATCTGACATTTTTGCAAAGTTCATAATGTGGTCTTTCCCAGATCTGTTTAGACAGTAA
- the LOC114421430 gene encoding uncharacterized protein LOC114421430 isoform X4, whose translation MIDDTDNSFSTPPFHIKYARQDVFLSIMISFYLSFGECEGQSSAVILKFELMHAPIIETGPELLGSLDAYAASVHEYKIPPKALQGLHSYCPVHFDAFHAVLVETSIHISLLKASYHTSRQKVSSDSRGSEGAYVEDYVGSNKVMLIKALMAAYDILLEDLRRISTGIGKAIDLTEMTSESDATELFASTPPACVKSIDVQSSLQLSDRPQVSAEKAAHHVNNLFEKSPQPFSWDDHLLISFQSLGNQLLCLWNIFLKFHRENKTKILEFLRKSWEIDRRTEWSIWMVYSKVAMPRQNMSNGVEGTSLSHGMHRSSIITRRFTDDPIQTAAMRAELHRRGIAQMRINNRSLQDMYIFGDPLLVPIIIVERLTNVYHSAIVNSNFIPLEGEGRHILENGSRATKKLCGSSPQKNELVLRIVVFVHGFQGNHLDLRLVRNQWLLIDPKIQFLMSQANEDKTSGDFREMGFRLAQEVILFLKKKMDKASRNGNLKDIKLSFVGHSIGNLIIRTALTESIMEPYLRYLHTYVSISGPHLGYMYSSNSLFNSGLWILKKLKGTQCIHQLTFTDDPDLENTFIYNLSKEKTLANFRNVLLLSSPQDGYVPYHSARIEPCPAASLDFSKRGKIFLEMLNNCLDQIQAHTNDRVVMRCDINFNTSSYGRNLNTLIGRTAHIDFLESDIFAKFIMWSFPDLFRQ comes from the exons ATGATTGATGATACAGACAACAGTTTTTCAACACCACCTTTCCATATTAAATATGCAAGACAGGATGTGTTTCTTTCTATCATGATCTCATTCTACCTGTCTTTTGGTGAATGTGAG GGACAATCCTCTGCTGTTATCTTGAAGTTTGAACTCATGCATGCTCCTATAATTGAAACTGG GCCTGAGTTACTAGGTTCACTGGATGCATATGCTGCTTCAGTTCATGAATATAAAATCCCCCCTAAAGCTCTCCAGGGATTACATTCATATTGTCCTGTTCATTTTGATGCTTTCCATGCTGTCCTTGTTGAAACAAGCATTCACATCAGTCTACTAAAAGCTAGTTATCACACATCTCGACAGAAGGTATCCAG TGATTCCAGAGGTTCAGAAGGTGCTTATGTTGAAGATTATGTTGGGTCAAACAAG GTTATGCTCATCAAAGCATTGATGGCTGCATATGATATCCTGCTTGAAGATTTGAGAAGAATAAGCACAGGCATTGGCAAAGCTATTGATTTGACTGAAATGACTTCTGAATCAGATGCTACAGAATTGTTTGCTTCTACTCCTCCAGCATGCGTGAAAAGTATTGATGTTCAATCATCTCTTCAACTGTCTGACAGGCCACAAGTCAGTGCTGAG AAAGCTGCTCATCATGTCAATAATCTTTTCGAGAAGTCGCCTCAACCTTTTTCTTGGGATGACCATCTGTTAATCTCTTTCCAGTCTTTAGGAAATCAGCTCTTATGTCTCTGgaatatatttctaaaattcCACAG ggaaaacaaaacaaaaatactggAATTTCTACGTAAATCCTGGGAGATTGATAGGAGAACTGAATGGTCAATATGGATGGTGTACTCAAAGGTTGCAATGCCTCGTCAAAATATGAGCAATGGAGTTGAGGGGACATCATTGTCCCATGGCATGCATAGAAGTTCAATAATTACACGGAGGTTTACTGATGAT CCTATTCAAACTGCAGCTATGCGTGCAGAACTTCACAGGCGAGGAATAGCTCAAATGAGG ATCAACAATCGGTCACTTCAAGATATGTATATATTTGGAGATCCTCTGCTGGTTCCTATTATTATTGTAGAACGCTTGACAAACGTGTACCATTCTGCCATTGTGAActcaaacttcattcctttggAGGGTGAAGGGAGGCATATCCTAGAAAATGGATCCAGAGCCACAAAGAAGTTGTGTGGTAGTAGTCCACAGAAAAATGAACTTGTTTTGAGAATAGTTGTTTTTGTTCATGGATTTCAG GGAAATCATTTGGATTTACGGCTTGTTCGGAACCAATGGCTCTTAATAGACCCCAAGATACAGTTTCTAATGTCACAGGCAAATGAAGATAAAACATCTGGAGACTTCAGAGAAATGGGATTTCGGCTTGCCCAGGAAGTGATCTTGTTCCTGAAAAAGAAGATGGATAAAGCTTCAAGAAATGGAAACTTGAAAGATATCAAGCTTAGCTTTGTTGGTCATTCTATTGGGAATCTCATTATCAGGACAGCCTTGACAG AGAGCATCATGGAGCCATATCTAAGATACTTACATACATATGTCTCCATATCGGGTCCACACTTGGGTTATATGTATAGTTCAAACTCTCTATTCAATTCAGGGTTGTGGATATTGAAGAAGCTCAAGGGCACACAATGCATTCACCAACTTACCTTCACAGATGACCCTGATCTTGAGAATACTTTCATCTACAATCTTTCCAAG GAGAAGACACTGGCTAACTTCCGGAATGTGCTTCTTTTGTCCTCACCTCAG GATGGCTATGTTCCATACCATTCTGCGAGAATAGAACCATGTCCAGCAGCTTCTTTGGATTTCTCTAAAAGAGGGAAAATCTTCCTGGAGATGCTGAATAATTGCTTGGACCAAATCCAAGCTCACACTAACGATAGGGTGGTCATGCGCTGCGACATCAACTTCAACACCTCTTCCTATGGCAGGAACTTAAACACACTTATTGGACGAACAGCTCATATTGACTTCTTGGAATCTGACATTTTTGCAAAGTTCATAATGTGGTCTTTCCCAGATCTGTTTAGACAGTAA
- the LOC114421430 gene encoding protein FAM135B-like isoform X3 yields the protein MFRRLRWFVGLNQKNWSTKRLVNVDHQPGPGTPNKLLPVLDAVHEVAIYIHRFHNLDLFEQGWYKIKVTMRWEDGEGSYPGIPARVVQYEAPEVGSDNLCRVWMIDDTDNSFSTPPFHIKYARQDVFLSIMISFYLSFGECEGQSSAVILKFELMHAPIIETGPELLGSLDAYAASVHEYKIPPKALQGLHSYCPVHFDAFHAVLVETSIHISLLKASYHTSRQKVSSDSRGSEGAYVEDYVGSNKVMLIKALMAAYDILLEDLRRISTGIGKAIDLTEMTSESDATELFASTPPACVKSIDVQSSLQLSDRPQVSAEKAAHHVNNLFEKSPQPFSWDDHLLISFQSLGNQLLCLWNIFLKFHRENKTKILEFLRKSWEIDRRTEWSIWMVYSKVAMPRQNMSNGVEGTSLSHGMHRSSIITRRFTDDPIQTAAMRAELHRRGIAQMRINNRSLQDMYIFGDPLLVPIIIVERLTNVYHSAIVNSNFIPLEGEGRHILENGSRATKKLCGSSPQKNELVLRIVVFVHGFQGNHLDLRLVRNQWLLIDPKIQFLMSQANEDKTSGDFREMGFRLAQEVILFLKKKMDKASRNGNLKDIKLSFVGHSIGNLIIRTALTGLWILKKLKGTQCIHQLTFTDDPDLENTFIYNLSKEKTLANFRNVLLLSSPQDGYVPYHSARIEPCPAASLDFSKRGKIFLEMLNNCLDQIQAHTNDRVVMRCDINFNTSSYGRNLNTLIGRTAHIDFLESDIFAKFIMWSFPDLFRQ from the exons ATGTTTCGGAGACTCAGATGGTTTGTGGGTCTAAATCAGAAGAATTGGTCAACCAAAAGGTTGGTCAATGTTGATCATCAACCTGGCCCTGGAACGCCAAATAAGTTGTTGCCTGTGCTTGATGCTGTGCATGAGGTTGCAATTTACATTCATAGGTTCCATAATCTTGACCTTTTTGAACAAGG ATGGTACAAAATCAAGGTTACCATGAGATGGGAGGATGGTGAAGGCTCCTATCCCGGGATTCCGGCGCGGGTTGTTCAGTATGAAG CTCCTGAAGTGGGTTCTGACAATTTATGTAGAGTCTGGATGATTGATGATACAGACAACAGTTTTTCAACACCACCTTTCCATATTAAATATGCAAGACAGGATGTGTTTCTTTCTATCATGATCTCATTCTACCTGTCTTTTGGTGAATGTGAG GGACAATCCTCTGCTGTTATCTTGAAGTTTGAACTCATGCATGCTCCTATAATTGAAACTGG GCCTGAGTTACTAGGTTCACTGGATGCATATGCTGCTTCAGTTCATGAATATAAAATCCCCCCTAAAGCTCTCCAGGGATTACATTCATATTGTCCTGTTCATTTTGATGCTTTCCATGCTGTCCTTGTTGAAACAAGCATTCACATCAGTCTACTAAAAGCTAGTTATCACACATCTCGACAGAAGGTATCCAG TGATTCCAGAGGTTCAGAAGGTGCTTATGTTGAAGATTATGTTGGGTCAAACAAG GTTATGCTCATCAAAGCATTGATGGCTGCATATGATATCCTGCTTGAAGATTTGAGAAGAATAAGCACAGGCATTGGCAAAGCTATTGATTTGACTGAAATGACTTCTGAATCAGATGCTACAGAATTGTTTGCTTCTACTCCTCCAGCATGCGTGAAAAGTATTGATGTTCAATCATCTCTTCAACTGTCTGACAGGCCACAAGTCAGTGCTGAG AAAGCTGCTCATCATGTCAATAATCTTTTCGAGAAGTCGCCTCAACCTTTTTCTTGGGATGACCATCTGTTAATCTCTTTCCAGTCTTTAGGAAATCAGCTCTTATGTCTCTGgaatatatttctaaaattcCACAG ggaaaacaaaacaaaaatactggAATTTCTACGTAAATCCTGGGAGATTGATAGGAGAACTGAATGGTCAATATGGATGGTGTACTCAAAGGTTGCAATGCCTCGTCAAAATATGAGCAATGGAGTTGAGGGGACATCATTGTCCCATGGCATGCATAGAAGTTCAATAATTACACGGAGGTTTACTGATGAT CCTATTCAAACTGCAGCTATGCGTGCAGAACTTCACAGGCGAGGAATAGCTCAAATGAGG ATCAACAATCGGTCACTTCAAGATATGTATATATTTGGAGATCCTCTGCTGGTTCCTATTATTATTGTAGAACGCTTGACAAACGTGTACCATTCTGCCATTGTGAActcaaacttcattcctttggAGGGTGAAGGGAGGCATATCCTAGAAAATGGATCCAGAGCCACAAAGAAGTTGTGTGGTAGTAGTCCACAGAAAAATGAACTTGTTTTGAGAATAGTTGTTTTTGTTCATGGATTTCAG GGAAATCATTTGGATTTACGGCTTGTTCGGAACCAATGGCTCTTAATAGACCCCAAGATACAGTTTCTAATGTCACAGGCAAATGAAGATAAAACATCTGGAGACTTCAGAGAAATGGGATTTCGGCTTGCCCAGGAAGTGATCTTGTTCCTGAAAAAGAAGATGGATAAAGCTTCAAGAAATGGAAACTTGAAAGATATCAAGCTTAGCTTTGTTGGTCATTCTATTGGGAATCTCATTATCAGGACAGCCTTGACAG GGTTGTGGATATTGAAGAAGCTCAAGGGCACACAATGCATTCACCAACTTACCTTCACAGATGACCCTGATCTTGAGAATACTTTCATCTACAATCTTTCCAAG GAGAAGACACTGGCTAACTTCCGGAATGTGCTTCTTTTGTCCTCACCTCAG GATGGCTATGTTCCATACCATTCTGCGAGAATAGAACCATGTCCAGCAGCTTCTTTGGATTTCTCTAAAAGAGGGAAAATCTTCCTGGAGATGCTGAATAATTGCTTGGACCAAATCCAAGCTCACACTAACGATAGGGTGGTCATGCGCTGCGACATCAACTTCAACACCTCTTCCTATGGCAGGAACTTAAACACACTTATTGGACGAACAGCTCATATTGACTTCTTGGAATCTGACATTTTTGCAAAGTTCATAATGTGGTCTTTCCCAGATCTGTTTAGACAGTAA